The Candidatus Bipolaricaulota bacterium genomic sequence CGATCAGGACGAACAGGACACGATCGACTACCTCGCCGCGAACGGCTACACTGACTTTATCAGCGTCTGGGAACCGGGAGGGAAGCACGAAAGCCCGATCACCAAGCTGTACAAGGTGGCGAGCCCCCTCGTTGGGATCCCACGGACGTTCCTGATCGACCGCCAGGGGGTGATCCGCTACGTCGGCCATCCCATGGATCTCGACGCCCAGCTCATCCAAGGACTCCTGTGAACCCGCCCCGGCGCCAGCGGCGGAGCCACACGAGGACGAGCCCTGATCCGATGAGGCCGACGGCGCTCCCGAACGGGAAGACGGCGGACAGTCCGAACGCATCGGCGATCAGTCCGGAGGCAGGAGGTCCGATCATCTGGCCGGCGGCGAACGCCGATCCCTGCAACCCGGCCAGGGTCCCCATTCCGTGCGTCCGGCCGAGCTCGGTGCGGAACGCGAGGATCGACGCCCGCGACAGGGCCGAGAGCGCCCCGATCGCGAACATCGTCCCTACGATCCCTCCCACCCGATGGATGAACGGGACGGCGAGGAGGAGGAGAGGGGCGCCGACGCTCCCGAGGATGATCTGAGGGAAGCGGGGGAAGCGGTCGGCGAGGAATCCAAACGGGATCTGAAGGAGTCCTCCCCCGAGCATGTACACCGACAGGACCAGCCCGATGCTCGCCTCCCCCAGTCCGGCGCTCGCTGCCGCGAACAGGGGATAGAACGTGTTGAACCCCTGCCGCCAGAACCCGCGCGTGGCGACGTAGATGCAGATCGCCTTTACCCCGTCGTTGCTTATCACCTCCCGCAGGGGGACGATCTCCGTCTCGGCACAGCGCTCATCGCGCCGGGCGTGGTCAGCCGGAACGGTCCGAGCCACGAGGAGGAGCGCGATCGTGCTCAGCGCTCCCATCCCGTAAAACGCCGCTTGGTACGAGAATGCCGCACTCAGGCTCCCGCCGAGGAGCGGGCCGAGCGCCATCCCGAGGAACATCGCGGAGTAGAACCCGTTCATGTACCGCCCCTCCTTCCCCGGTGGGGTGATGTCCCCGATGTAGGCCTGGGCGATCGGGGTCACCATCACCGACGCCCCTCCCTGGATGAGGCGAAACAGGCCGAGCTGCCACAAGCTCGAAGCGATGGCGTACAGGATGGAGACGACAGCATACCCAGCCAGACCAGCGACGAGCATCCGCTTCCGCCCGATCCGGTCGGAGATGCGACCGAGGATCGGCCCGAGCAGGCTGCGAGATAGGGAGAACGCTGCGATCACAAGGCCGATCGATACCCCGGTGGCGGAGAACGTCTCGGCGTAGAGGGGGAGGATCGGAGCGATGATCCCCACCCCGATCATGGCGACGGACACGGCGATGAACAGGCTGATGAACGTTTTCCGCATCTGGCTCCTTATGCAGTCTGGTCCCGGTTAAGATAGCCGATGGTCGCGTGCGTGTCCACCCCTTGCCCGGCTGATTTTTGGGGGATATGATCCCTTCCCGTGACCAACAAGGAAGGAGTTCGTGAACGCGCAGTCTCGTGGCGGCGGGTGACCCCGCTTTTTCTCGGCCATCTGGTCACGGACGGATTCGGGGGCTTCTTCGCTCCCCTCCTCCCGCTTCTGATCGACCGGCTCGACCTCTCCCTCGCCATGGCCGGGGTGTTGGGGACGATCCGCATCCTGAGCGGCTCCCTCACCCAACCCGTCCTTGGCTACCTTCTCGATCGGGCGCAGCGCCCGATCCTTGCGGTTGTCGGCCCGATCATCGCTATCCTGGCGATGGGCTCGATCGGCTTGGTGAACAGTTCCTGGCAGCTCGCTGTGCTCCTCGCCGTCGGTGGGCTGGGAGTCGCCCTGTTCCATCCGGCGAACGCCTCCCTCGTCGCCACCACTGGAGGGGGAAAACGGGGGTTGGCGATGGCGTTCTTCTCTGCCGGAGGGACGCTCGGCGGGGCACTCTCCCCGCTCATCATCGTCCCCTACGTGAACGCCCTTGGTCTGGAGAGGACCCCGTGGCTGATCCTCCCTGGATTGGCCGCCGTCGGGCTGATCGCTGTTTCCATCAGTAACAACACCACCGCCTATCGGCCGACGACCGCGCCGCCACGGGAGCGGTTCAACCTGCGGGGGCTGCCGCCTGCGCTCATCGCCATCTGGCTCGTGATCGTCTTCCGTTCCCTTGCTGGGACATCGTTCTGGAACTTCCTCGCCGTCCTGATAACCCAGCGCGGCGCCTCGACCCTCCTCGGCGGGGCCG encodes the following:
- a CDS encoding MFS transporter — protein: MTPLFLGHLVTDGFGGFFAPLLPLLIDRLDLSLAMAGVLGTIRILSGSLTQPVLGYLLDRAQRPILAVVGPIIAILAMGSIGLVNSSWQLAVLLAVGGLGVALFHPANASLVATTGGGKRGLAMAFFSAGGTLGGALSPLIIVPYVNALGLERTPWLILPGLAAVGLIAVSISNNTTAYRPTTAPPRERFNLRGLPPALIAIWLVIVFRSLAGTSFWNFLAVLITQRGASTLLGGAGISLFSLAGALGGFVGGALSDRIGPRWVMFGSLLLSFPFLLLFLHGPAALSLIFLGLAGFFLFGSTPVGIVAAQRLLPGKTGLVSGLVMGFAWGVGGLLLTPIGWLADLYGLVPVMTGVAFLPLVGAGLALLYREPME
- a CDS encoding MFS transporter; the encoded protein is MRKTFISLFIAVSVAMIGVGIIAPILPLYAETFSATGVSIGLVIAAFSLSRSLLGPILGRISDRIGRKRMLVAGLAGYAVVSILYAIASSLWQLGLFRLIQGGASVMVTPIAQAYIGDITPPGKEGRYMNGFYSAMFLGMALGPLLGGSLSAAFSYQAAFYGMGALSTIALLLVARTVPADHARRDERCAETEIVPLREVISNDGVKAICIYVATRGFWRQGFNTFYPLFAAASAGLGEASIGLVLSVYMLGGGLLQIPFGFLADRFPRFPQIILGSVGAPLLLLAVPFIHRVGGIVGTMFAIGALSALSRASILAFRTELGRTHGMGTLAGLQGSAFAAGQMIGPPASGLIADAFGLSAVFPFGSAVGLIGSGLVLVWLRRWRRGGFTGVLG